The region AACCTCGGCCTTGTTTAACCCTGTAGCCAGCGCCTGAGCGGCGCTGGTTCTTCCCTGACTACAGTGAACAGAGATAATTATCATGGAACAGAACGAAAATGTCGTTGTGCTGGAAACCCCGCTGAAGCGTGGTGAAACCGAAATTAAGCAGGTTGAGCTGATGAAACCTAACGCCGGTTCATTGCGCGGCGTGCGCCTGTCCGACCTGGCTGGTTCTGACGTTGACTCGCTGCTTGTTGTACTGCCGCGCATCACCTCGCCAAACCTGACTAAAGCCGACTGCCTGAACCTCGACCCGGCAGACCTGATTGCAATGGCGGGCAAGGTGATTGGTTTTTTAACCTCGAAGTCGGACGAATAGAGTGGCCTGAAGGCCTGACGGTCAATGACCTGATGGCAGATATAGCCGCGATATTTCACTGGCCCCCTTCTGAAATGTACGACATGCCGCTGGTTGAGTTGATGATCTGGCGGCATAAAGCTTTAGTCCGCAGCGGAGTAGACCCGGATGAGCAATAACCTCAAAGTGCAGGTTCTGCTGAACGCGGTAGACAAAGCGACGCGCCCGTTTAAAACCATAGAAAAAGCCACTAAAGGGCTGACCTCTGAAATCCGCCAGACGCAGACCAGCATCAAAGAGCTGGATGCGCAGGCGGCTAAAATTGATGGTTTCCGCAAGACGAGTGCGCAGCTCGCCGTCACCAGTCAGAAACTGAAAGAGGCCAAAACCGAAGCCGAATCGCTGGCGTTGGCCTTCAAAAATACCGAGCGACCCACCACCCAACAGGCCCGCGCACTGGAGAAGGCGCGGCAGGCCGCATCTGAACTACAGACCAAATCCAACGCACTGCGCCTGTCAGTGCAGCAGCAGCGCGAGGCGCTGACCCAGGCGGGTATTTCCACGCGTAGCCTGAGCACTGAGCAGCAGCGGCTTAAATCTGCCTCGGCAATGGCAACCGTCAACCTGAGTCGCCAAAAGCAGGAGCTGCAGCGCCTGAACATGCAGCAGGAACGGCTTAACCAGACCAGTGAGCGTTACCGTCGCGGGCAGGAGTTGTCGTCAAAGGTGCGTAACGTAGGTGCGGCAAGCCTTGG is a window of Pantoea rwandensis DNA encoding:
- a CDS encoding GpE family phage tail protein; this encodes MADIAAIFHWPPSEMYDMPLVELMIWRHKALVRSGVDPDEQ
- a CDS encoding phage tail assembly protein, with the translated sequence MEQNENVVVLETPLKRGETEIKQVELMKPNAGSLRGVRLSDLAGSDVDSLLVVLPRITSPNLTKADCLNLDPADLIAMAGKVIGFLTSKSDE